A genomic window from Hyla sarda isolate aHylSar1 chromosome 8, aHylSar1.hap1, whole genome shotgun sequence includes:
- the LOC130285327 gene encoding uncharacterized protein LOC130285327 (The sequence of the model RefSeq protein was modified relative to this genomic sequence to represent the inferred CDS: added 42 bases not found in genome assembly): MLLTSAGRENVEGFFEECNIKDDIQMISTRNLEYRISNLAEKEVRLFWTVNSLKSYDSSNRVPRGLRQFKEASQFHSDPEFQAEWLNIQLDSATKMMRLILKRNEKEYSDVTTELSKCKTELSKRLTEGQSQQFLQKLDKKLIPIQAEIKERKKDKFLRDKMDYDNDRIFNWQQVKETKRRAPRKPQKSKPRNRDYWTSDTGSNDEQTNKEEDNTSTQKENPKNAKAPPEDASGGTETAKQKRPKRQVTWMKK, from the coding sequence TTTGAGGAATGCAACATAAAGGACGACATTCAAATGATCAGTACCAGGAACCTGGAATATCGGATAAGCAACCTTGCAGAAAAAGAAGTGAGACTATTCTGGACAGTGAACTCACTCAAATCATACGACAGCAGCAATCGAGTCCCGAGAGGTTTGAGACAATTTAAAGAAGCATCTCAGTTCCACTCAGATCCCGAATTCCAAGCTGAGTGGCTGAATATCCAACTCGACAGCGCCACAAAAATGATGCGCCTCATACTCAAACGTAATGAAAaggaatacagtgatgtcacaacagaATTATCTAAATGTAAAACAGAACTAAGTAAACGACTTACAGAAGGCCAGTCCCAACAATTTCTACAAAAACTGGATAAGAAACTAATTCCTATACAGGCAgaaattaaagaaagaaaaaaagacaaatttctGAGAGACAAGATGGATTATGACAATGATCGGATTTTCAACTGGCAACAAGTGAAAGAAACAAAAAGACGGGCACCCAGAAAACCACAGAAGAGTAAACCCAGAAATAGAGATTATTGGACGTCGGATACTGGCTCCAACGatgaacaaacaaacaaagaagAAGATAACACATCTACTCAAAAGGAAAATCCAAAAAACGCGAAAGCCCCGCCAGAAGACGCATCAGGCGGGACAGAAACAGCAAAGCAAAAAAGACCAAAAAGACAAGTGACATGGATGAAGAAGTAA